From Aristaeella lactis, the proteins below share one genomic window:
- the rhaD gene encoding rhamnulose-1-phosphate aldolase, with amino-acid sequence MKDILAAPFMTEMIRTATAMYDHGWDERNGGNISLMLDEKEAGEYLDMHSVLRTIPTGFSMPELDGKIFLVTGTGKYFRNIQYEPEVNLGIIRLRGCGQQADLLWGYSDGGQFTSEFPAHMMSHSARLKVNPANRVIMHCHPANLLAMTYVHTLDEREFTRTLWQMCTECVVVFPDGVNVLPWMLCGTNEIGEATAEKMKTARLVVWSQHGIYGAGKDLDETFGLIETAEKAAEIYMKIAHLPRINTITDEQMHLLEKRFGIKAREGYLEEPDRGTDK; translated from the coding sequence ATGAAAGATATCCTGGCCGCCCCCTTTATGACGGAAATGATACGCACCGCGACAGCCATGTATGACCATGGCTGGGATGAACGCAACGGAGGCAATATTTCCCTGATGCTGGACGAAAAGGAAGCCGGGGAATACCTGGATATGCACAGTGTCCTGCGAACCATCCCGACAGGCTTTTCCATGCCGGAACTGGACGGGAAAATCTTCCTGGTCACCGGCACCGGCAAATACTTCAGAAATATACAGTATGAACCGGAGGTCAATCTGGGGATCATCCGTCTGCGGGGCTGCGGGCAGCAGGCGGACCTGCTCTGGGGATACTCGGACGGCGGACAGTTTACCAGTGAGTTCCCTGCCCATATGATGAGCCATTCAGCGCGGCTGAAGGTGAACCCGGCAAACCGGGTGATCATGCACTGCCATCCGGCAAACCTGCTGGCCATGACCTATGTACACACACTGGATGAACGGGAGTTTACCCGAACCCTCTGGCAGATGTGCACTGAATGCGTGGTTGTTTTCCCGGACGGTGTAAACGTGCTTCCCTGGATGCTGTGCGGCACCAATGAGATCGGTGAAGCCACAGCAGAGAAAATGAAGACCGCGCGCCTGGTAGTCTGGAGCCAGCACGGGATTTACGGAGCCGGCAAAGACCTGGATGAGACCTTCGGCCTGATCGAAACCGCGGAAAAAGCCGCTGAGATCTATATGAAGATCGCCCATCTGCCGCGGATCAACACGATCACGGATGAACAGATGCACCTGCTGGAAAAGCGGTTCGGCATCAAAGCCCGGGAGGGATATCTGGAGGAACCGGATCGGGGGACGGACAAATGA
- a CDS encoding L-rhamnose isomerase has translation MSYEESRKRYAALGVDTDAVIRLLRAVPVSLHCWQGDDVRGFDTDPSKPLTGGIQTTGNYPGRARTPEELMADLDMVLSLIPGTPKMNLHASYAIFENGEWADRNRLQPKHFRKWAAFCKERNLGCDFNPTFFSHPKCDPLTLSSPNAETRKFWIEHGKACIRISSYLAEELGFPCVMNIWTGDGFKDIPGDRIGPRIRYRDAIDEILREPYDFSRVKPCIESKVFGIGVEAYTTGSAEFALCYAAMNRDKCIPLMDNGHYHPTEVVSDKIPALLTFFREIALHITRPIRWDSDHVVLYDDETREIAREIVRCGGLDGRVHIALDYFDASINRISAWATGYRNLQKALLYALLQPHEEMKGLQDKGQFSRLMVLQEEIKTMPFGDIWAEYCRFCGKPADGEWFPLVEEYEKKVLVNRK, from the coding sequence ATGAGTTATGAAGAATCCAGGAAACGGTATGCAGCCCTGGGTGTGGATACCGATGCCGTCATCCGTCTCCTCAGGGCAGTGCCTGTCAGCCTTCACTGCTGGCAGGGTGATGATGTCCGCGGTTTTGATACCGATCCCTCCAAGCCCCTGACCGGCGGCATCCAGACCACCGGCAATTACCCCGGACGGGCCAGGACGCCGGAAGAGCTGATGGCTGACCTGGATATGGTCCTGAGCCTGATCCCCGGCACGCCGAAGATGAACCTGCATGCCAGCTATGCCATCTTTGAAAACGGTGAATGGGCAGACCGGAACAGGCTGCAGCCGAAACATTTCCGGAAATGGGCAGCTTTCTGCAAAGAACGGAACCTTGGCTGTGATTTTAACCCCACCTTCTTCTCCCATCCGAAATGCGATCCGCTGACCCTTTCCAGTCCGAATGCCGAAACCCGGAAATTCTGGATTGAGCACGGCAAGGCCTGTATCCGCATCAGCAGCTACCTGGCGGAGGAACTGGGCTTCCCCTGCGTCATGAACATCTGGACCGGCGACGGGTTCAAGGACATCCCCGGCGACCGTATAGGCCCCCGGATCCGTTACCGTGACGCCATTGACGAGATCCTGCGGGAACCCTATGACTTCAGCCGGGTGAAGCCCTGCATTGAAAGCAAAGTGTTCGGCATTGGCGTGGAGGCCTATACAACAGGCAGCGCAGAGTTCGCCCTGTGTTATGCCGCCATGAACCGGGACAAGTGCATCCCCCTGATGGACAACGGTCACTACCATCCCACCGAGGTGGTCAGCGACAAGATCCCCGCCCTGCTGACTTTCTTCCGGGAAATCGCCCTGCATATAACCCGGCCGATCCGCTGGGACAGTGACCATGTGGTCCTGTATGACGATGAAACCCGGGAAATTGCCCGGGAGATCGTTCGCTGCGGCGGTCTGGACGGCCGTGTGCATATCGCCCTGGATTACTTTGATGCCAGCATCAACCGCATATCCGCCTGGGCAACCGGATACCGGAACCTGCAGAAGGCATTGCTCTATGCCCTGCTGCAGCCCCATGAGGAAATGAAAGGACTGCAGGATAAGGGGCAGTTCAGCCGGCTGATGGTCCTGCAGGAAGAAATAAAAACCATGCCCTTCGGGGACATCTGGGCGGAATACTGCCGCTTCTGCGGAAAGCCCGCCGACGGCGAATGGTTCCCGCTGGTGGAAGAATATGAAAAGAAAGTGCTGGTGAACCGCAAATGA
- a CDS encoding rhamnulokinase: protein MHYVLAIDIGASSGRHIVGWREGSGIRTEEVYRFPNGITEQDGSLTWDTDALLFHVKAGIDKALEKYPSIQSLSIDTWAVDYVLMNGGSPVLPCYAYRDSRTEAVIGEVHEKMPFPELYRRTGIQYQPFNTLYQLYADKVSGRLDQADGFLMIPEYLMYRLCGAESHEYTNATTTGLVSAETGEYDPGIISVLGLPARFFGPLRQPGTVIGEYRGIRVMLCATHDTGSAVEGIPMEGCQPYISSGTWSLLGVKTERPVITEAGRLANWSNEGGAGYNRYQKNIMGMWLMNRLRAELCPDRPWDEIMAEAAEKHFDHLVDVNDPVFLAPESMKAAFDSRLPHPPRCIAGYFRCACRSLADGYRRAVEEMEQNTGRRYDRLYIVGGGAKNTYLNRLTEESTGKQVTALPIEATALGNIRIQLKGGTDT from the coding sequence ATGCATTACGTTCTGGCGATCGACATCGGCGCGTCCAGCGGCCGGCACATTGTGGGCTGGCGGGAAGGAAGCGGGATCCGTACAGAGGAGGTCTATCGCTTTCCCAACGGCATCACGGAACAGGACGGCAGCCTGACCTGGGATACCGATGCCCTGCTTTTCCATGTCAAAGCAGGCATTGACAAAGCCCTGGAAAAATACCCCTCCATCCAAAGCCTTTCCATTGATACCTGGGCCGTGGATTATGTGCTGATGAATGGCGGCAGCCCTGTCCTTCCCTGCTACGCCTACCGTGACAGCCGTACGGAAGCAGTGATCGGAGAGGTTCACGAAAAGATGCCTTTTCCGGAGCTGTACCGGCGCACCGGCATCCAGTACCAGCCCTTCAACACCCTCTACCAGCTGTATGCCGACAAGGTTTCCGGGCGGCTGGATCAGGCCGATGGTTTCCTGATGATCCCGGAATACCTGATGTACCGGCTGTGCGGTGCGGAAAGCCATGAATACACCAATGCCACGACCACCGGCCTGGTCAGCGCGGAAACCGGGGAATACGATCCCGGAATCATCAGCGTCCTGGGCCTGCCCGCGCGTTTTTTCGGGCCTCTCCGGCAGCCCGGCACCGTGATCGGGGAATACAGGGGGATCAGGGTTATGCTCTGCGCCACCCATGATACCGGAAGCGCGGTGGAAGGCATTCCCATGGAAGGCTGCCAGCCTTATATCTCCAGCGGCACCTGGAGCCTGCTGGGGGTGAAGACCGAACGGCCGGTCATCACTGAAGCCGGCCGGCTGGCCAACTGGAGCAATGAAGGCGGTGCCGGATATAACCGTTACCAGAAGAACATCATGGGTATGTGGCTCATGAACCGGCTCCGGGCGGAGCTGTGTCCGGACAGACCCTGGGATGAGATCATGGCCGAAGCGGCCGAAAAGCATTTTGATCACCTGGTGGATGTGAATGACCCGGTCTTCCTGGCACCGGAAAGCATGAAGGCCGCCTTTGATTCCAGGCTTCCCCATCCGCCCCGGTGTATTGCCGGCTACTTCCGGTGCGCCTGCAGGTCCCTCGCCGACGGATACCGCCGGGCTGTTGAGGAAATGGAGCAGAACACCGGGCGGCGCTATGACAGGCTGTACATCGTCGGCGGCGGAGCGAAGAACACATACCTGAACCGCCTGACCGAAGAATCGACCGGAAAGCAGGTGACCGCCCTGCCGATCGAAGCTACCGCTCTGGGAAATATACGCATTCAGCTGAAAGGTGGAACTGATACATGA
- a CDS encoding glycoside hydrolase family 43 protein translates to MIHTDQINIRDPYVLVHNGTYYLYGTRGPDCWGPADGFDVYTGQDLVSWEGPRVCFRNDGSFWADRNYWAPEVHPWQGMFYMFASFKSDTRRRGTAILRSPSPLGPFEPWSDGPVTPADWECLDGTFYVSADGTPWIVFCHEWVQAGDGEVLAMRLTDDLKTSAGTPVLLFRGSDAPWSHAVRHSSGITGFVTDGPFLWRGKDGSLLCLWSGFSEKGYAQGLAVSDNGEIDGHFSQADPLFLEDGGHGMLFRSKEGRTLLALHSPNTHLLERPRFVPVDL, encoded by the coding sequence ATGATTCATACTGATCAGATCAATATTCGGGATCCCTATGTCCTTGTGCACAACGGCACCTATTATCTTTACGGCACCCGCGGCCCCGACTGTTGGGGACCCGCGGACGGTTTCGACGTGTATACCGGACAGGATCTTGTGTCCTGGGAAGGCCCCCGCGTCTGTTTCCGGAATGACGGCTCCTTCTGGGCCGACCGGAATTACTGGGCTCCGGAAGTGCATCCCTGGCAGGGAATGTTTTATATGTTCGCCAGCTTCAAAAGCGACACCCGCCGGCGCGGCACGGCCATCCTGCGGTCCCCCTCTCCCCTGGGCCCCTTTGAGCCCTGGTCCGACGGTCCGGTTACCCCCGCGGACTGGGAATGTCTTGACGGAACATTCTACGTTTCCGCGGACGGTACCCCCTGGATCGTATTCTGCCATGAATGGGTCCAGGCCGGCGACGGAGAAGTTCTCGCCATGCGCCTGACGGATGACCTGAAGACGTCGGCCGGTACACCGGTTCTGCTCTTCCGGGGTTCCGACGCTCCCTGGAGCCATGCCGTACGGCATTCCTCCGGCATAACCGGTTTCGTCACGGACGGTCCTTTTTTGTGGCGCGGAAAAGACGGCTCCCTGCTCTGCCTCTGGTCCGGCTTTTCAGAAAAAGGATATGCCCAGGGGCTGGCTGTTTCCGACAACGGGGAGATCGACGGGCATTTTTCACAGGCTGATCCGCTTTTCCTGGAGGACGGCGGCCACGGTATGCTTTTCCGTTCGAAGGAAGGCAGAACCCTCCTGGCTCTCCACAGTCCGAACACCCATCTGCTGGAGCGTCCCCGCTTTGTACCGGTGGATCTCTGA
- a CDS encoding helix-turn-helix domain-containing protein translates to MIRKSRTSVFIRYALSYIAVVLLLFCSITGYLYVRLSGEAREEIIDNQINRLSRIASQHESYISAMLNTAEEIGLSPDIEFFRYNEEPWKAYDLQLQMVPYTTTASTFCDQVYLYFFGDDMIYSSSSSMTLSLFARMMRYEFIPMENLVSRIASTDRMTILPAQQVSSTLVDSSRVVTFLVPLGSAPGSGKGILLFLIKDSVYQSLFADAIDDRVNTYIYQGDDLLSSSEKLSLPRDRVEASQDAPSRLFRWENQDWTQVTFSGRNWGLTYTAVLRNADINSSIMQQLFSILAILPVFVFLSLLLALWMARRHAKPIRAITGMLSRETDETPRDELQQISSGISRLTTRNQELSSRLERALPLQRHDFVFRFVKGRFETRQEAVAAGQAVGLEIDRPVYAVILCSGSAGNDHPFDLSLPPFNRLSGYSGAGVELVALKANLYLVFSDDPKVLTGMAETLRCECAAGGERCITSISALHTDFTEAPSAYLEAAAAYENRFVMGSQKVLCYGDISPDLEEILPQARKITTSISQALTLGSREVLDVRISDLLHFLKNTSMSPFAFRMIYSEVIRSLVHTHTAALSGQGSVQETYNIFTLTSCQSIDDLDELLRRLCDRLITGESASGEKVPDEEDEISQVVRYMEEHFSDPEISITALADSLELSTTRFSLSFKEKAGMSPLEYLTLLRVEHAKELLESSDLTIRDISTQVGYYDSGSFIRRFKQVTGETPLQYRRGRNPKKENGIPDRDASVPTEE, encoded by the coding sequence GTGATCAGAAAGAGCCGGACCTCTGTCTTCATCCGGTATGCGCTGTCGTATATCGCTGTTGTGCTGCTGCTGTTCTGCAGCATCACGGGATACCTGTATGTCCGTCTCAGCGGAGAAGCCCGGGAAGAGATCATTGATAACCAGATCAACCGGCTTTCCCGGATCGCCAGCCAGCATGAAAGCTATATCTCCGCCATGCTGAATACCGCCGAGGAGATCGGTCTCAGTCCGGATATCGAGTTCTTCCGCTACAATGAAGAGCCCTGGAAAGCCTATGACCTCCAGCTCCAGATGGTCCCCTACACCACAACGGCCAGCACCTTCTGTGATCAGGTTTATCTCTATTTCTTCGGGGATGACATGATCTATTCCTCATCGTCCTCCATGACCCTTTCCCTTTTTGCGCGCATGATGCGCTATGAGTTTATCCCGATGGAAAATCTTGTCTCCCGGATTGCGAGCACTGACCGGATGACCATTCTCCCCGCCCAGCAGGTTTCCTCCACCCTTGTGGACAGTTCCCGGGTTGTCACCTTCCTGGTGCCGCTGGGGTCGGCTCCCGGATCCGGAAAGGGCATCCTGCTGTTCCTGATCAAGGACAGCGTCTACCAGTCGCTTTTTGCCGACGCCATTGACGACCGTGTCAACACCTATATCTACCAGGGGGATGACCTGCTGTCCTCCTCGGAGAAGCTTTCCCTTCCCCGGGACCGGGTGGAAGCCTCCCAGGACGCTCCTTCCCGCCTGTTCCGATGGGAAAACCAGGACTGGACCCAGGTCACTTTCTCCGGCAGAAACTGGGGGCTGACCTATACTGCGGTCCTCCGCAACGCCGATATCAACTCCTCCATCATGCAGCAGCTCTTCAGCATCCTGGCCATCCTGCCGGTATTTGTCTTCCTGAGCCTTCTGCTTGCTCTCTGGATGGCCCGGCGTCATGCTAAGCCCATCCGGGCGATCACCGGTATGCTTTCGCGGGAAACAGATGAAACACCCCGCGATGAGCTCCAGCAGATCTCCTCCGGCATCAGCCGGCTCACCACACGGAACCAGGAGCTGTCCTCCCGGCTGGAACGCGCCTTGCCCCTCCAACGGCATGATTTTGTCTTCCGCTTTGTGAAAGGACGCTTTGAGACCAGGCAGGAAGCCGTGGCTGCAGGGCAGGCTGTGGGGCTGGAGATCGACCGGCCTGTATACGCGGTCATCCTTTGCAGCGGCTCTGCCGGAAATGATCATCCCTTTGATCTCAGCCTGCCGCCCTTCAATCGTCTCTCCGGTTATTCCGGTGCCGGCGTGGAACTGGTTGCCCTGAAGGCCAACCTTTACCTTGTTTTCTCCGATGACCCGAAGGTGCTTACCGGCATGGCGGAAACGCTGCGCTGCGAATGCGCTGCCGGCGGAGAGCGCTGTATCACCTCCATTTCCGCCCTGCATACCGATTTCACAGAAGCCCCTTCCGCCTATCTGGAGGCAGCAGCCGCCTATGAAAACCGGTTTGTCATGGGCAGCCAGAAGGTACTCTGCTACGGCGATATCTCCCCTGACCTGGAGGAGATCCTTCCCCAGGCCCGCAAGATCACAACCTCCATCAGTCAGGCGCTGACCCTGGGAAGCCGGGAAGTTCTGGACGTCCGGATCAGCGACCTGCTGCATTTCCTGAAGAACACCAGCATGTCTCCCTTCGCGTTCCGGATGATCTACAGCGAGGTGATCCGTTCCCTGGTGCACACGCATACGGCGGCGCTGTCCGGACAGGGCTCCGTTCAGGAAACCTACAACATCTTCACTCTCACCTCCTGCCAGTCCATTGATGACCTGGATGAACTCCTGCGCAGGCTGTGCGACCGCCTGATCACCGGAGAATCAGCTTCCGGGGAGAAAGTTCCGGACGAGGAGGATGAGATCAGCCAGGTCGTCCGCTACATGGAAGAGCACTTCAGCGATCCGGAGATCTCCATCACCGCCCTGGCGGACTCCCTGGAGCTTTCAACCACCCGGTTCAGCCTTTCCTTCAAGGAAAAGGCCGGGATGTCTCCGCTGGAATACCTGACCCTCCTGCGGGTGGAACACGCCAAGGAACTGCTGGAATCCAGCGACCTGACTATCCGGGACATCAGCACGCAGGTCGGCTATTACGACTCCGGCTCCTTTATCCGCCGCTTCAAGCAGGTAACAGGCGAAACGCCCCTGCAGTACCGGCGCGGAAGAAATCCGAAAAAAGAGAACGGCATTCCGGACCGGGATGCCTCCGTCCCGACAGAGGAGTAA
- a CDS encoding extracellular solute-binding protein has protein sequence MNRTVKITCLLAAALFLLTGCAVSRPGEGSAPPGASLTALQYEIDNIAVDFSSMWYYRQIEQQTGVHVDFSEVKDSEWSSSVGLAFAKGKMPDMILRGSLDVEEYGVTRHLLVPLDEYIDKGFLPNYAARMDQAGLREQLTASDGHIYQLGFLISQGVNTNGHFFINKTWLDKLNLQVPRTVDQLTEVLRRFRSDDPNGNGLQDEIPLEFTFDDNTTGIYNLFSFFGLPLNEDYVYVDNTGNVRFAPEEDAFFETLTWLHDLYLEGLLDIDFISQGSSIWAAKVNEGNTGMFSYWRLQNTALSPGTAANYQVMVPVHVEGRNACLPRNMDIIEFGAALTTDNRDIEASLRWLDAQFETENMLVSQNGPVGDTLIRREDGRYEVSYVPPDNELYQSVPVICGQFFAPAEYYASVYVPAAHRLEKSAYCDLYEQAGVLEPVSGKLLTAVAPKTTAQSAETTRLKAKLKSLVDAEIVAMVTRGVTDESREAFRSKLKENGSVEYRQVYQQIYDRWKEK, from the coding sequence ATGAACCGTACCGTAAAGATCACCTGCCTGCTGGCTGCCGCCCTGTTTCTGCTGACAGGGTGTGCTGTTTCACGGCCGGGAGAGGGCTCTGCCCCTCCCGGCGCATCCCTTACCGCGCTGCAGTATGAGATCGACAATATCGCCGTGGACTTCAGCAGTATGTGGTATTACCGGCAGATCGAACAGCAGACAGGCGTTCATGTTGACTTCAGTGAAGTAAAGGATTCCGAATGGAGCAGCTCCGTCGGTCTGGCCTTTGCCAAGGGAAAGATGCCGGACATGATCCTGCGGGGATCCCTGGATGTGGAGGAATACGGCGTAACCCGCCATCTTCTGGTCCCGCTGGATGAATATATCGACAAGGGCTTCCTGCCCAACTACGCGGCCCGTATGGACCAGGCCGGTCTGCGGGAGCAGCTTACCGCTTCTGACGGCCATATTTACCAGCTCGGGTTCCTCATCTCCCAGGGTGTCAACACCAACGGGCATTTCTTTATCAACAAAACATGGCTGGACAAGCTGAACCTGCAGGTCCCCCGGACCGTGGACCAGCTGACGGAAGTGCTCAGGCGTTTCCGGTCGGATGATCCCAACGGTAACGGCCTTCAGGATGAGATTCCCCTGGAATTCACCTTTGATGACAATACCACCGGCATATACAATCTCTTCTCCTTTTTCGGCCTGCCCCTGAACGAGGATTATGTCTATGTGGACAATACCGGAAACGTACGTTTTGCGCCGGAGGAGGACGCCTTTTTTGAGACGCTCACCTGGCTTCACGATCTGTATCTGGAAGGTCTCCTGGACATTGATTTTATCAGCCAGGGCAGCAGCATCTGGGCCGCCAAGGTCAACGAAGGAAATACCGGCATGTTCAGCTACTGGCGGCTCCAGAACACCGCCCTCAGCCCCGGCACTGCCGCCAATTACCAGGTGATGGTTCCGGTGCACGTTGAGGGAAGGAATGCCTGCCTGCCGAGAAACATGGACATCATTGAGTTCGGCGCCGCCCTGACCACGGACAACAGGGATATCGAGGCCAGTCTCCGCTGGCTGGATGCCCAGTTTGAAACGGAAAACATGCTCGTCTCCCAGAACGGCCCCGTCGGCGACACGCTCATCCGGCGGGAGGACGGCCGGTATGAGGTCAGCTATGTTCCGCCGGACAACGAGCTGTATCAGTCCGTTCCGGTCATCTGCGGCCAGTTTTTTGCCCCGGCTGAATATTACGCCTCTGTCTATGTCCCGGCCGCCCACCGGCTGGAAAAGTCCGCCTACTGCGATCTGTATGAGCAGGCCGGCGTGCTGGAACCCGTCTCCGGCAAGCTGCTGACAGCCGTGGCGCCGAAAACAACAGCCCAGTCCGCCGAAACCACCCGCCTGAAGGCAAAGCTGAAGTCCCTGGTGGACGCGGAGATCGTTGCCATGGTCACCCGGGGTGTAACGGATGAAAGCCGCGAAGCCTTCAGGTCAAAGCTGAAAGAAAACGGAAGCGTGGAATACCGTCAGGTTTACCAGCAGATCTATGACCGCTGGAAGGAGAAATAA
- a CDS encoding extracellular solute-binding protein produces MKKLVSLLLACCMLLSLSAAFAEEKTELTAFQYALENQNTDFNGLWFFDELENKTNTHVTFQMVKDADWATSVNLMFAVPDQMPDMILRHSVDVEEYGVSQGLLLPLDEYLTEEIMPNYVSRLNINNAGDSIPASDGKTYYIGFLMAQNVNHTGTWYVNQKELDKLGKTAPATIDEVTELLRAMKADGIKWPFSASYTQFGPETIWNQFASFGVPENTYYYFIDADNKVQLTFAQDGWRACVEWLHQLYEEELMDPESLTQDSNLWANKVNDGEVGYFCYLRLINTAIKAENVENFKSILPPAADGFKACVSQILEVPEAGAYLTKNCKDPVAALKWIDAQLETETMMVSLNGKVGEQIVLNDEGKYEVINIPEDNGLYQFVPVTMGQFFAPGDYYTSIYQMAPHRVERYEDSKWYAEAGVLEPKSFQYLRDLSKMSNDDATEAATLYTDLQKLVEESFANFVRNGVTDESWNEFQAQAKAIGSDRYIELYQNAYNAYLAK; encoded by the coding sequence ATGAAGAAACTCGTTTCCCTGCTGCTGGCATGCTGTATGCTGCTCAGCCTGAGCGCCGCCTTCGCTGAAGAGAAGACGGAACTCACCGCCTTCCAGTACGCGCTGGAAAATCAGAACACCGATTTCAACGGTCTCTGGTTCTTCGACGAGCTGGAAAACAAGACCAACACCCACGTGACCTTCCAGATGGTGAAGGACGCGGACTGGGCCACCAGCGTGAACCTGATGTTCGCCGTGCCGGACCAGATGCCTGACATGATCCTCCGCCACTCTGTGGACGTAGAGGAATACGGCGTCTCCCAGGGCCTGCTGCTTCCCCTCGATGAATACCTGACCGAGGAGATCATGCCCAACTACGTCAGCCGCCTGAACATCAACAACGCCGGCGACTCCATCCCCGCCAGCGACGGCAAGACCTATTACATCGGCTTTCTCATGGCCCAGAACGTCAACCATACCGGTACCTGGTATGTGAACCAGAAGGAACTGGACAAGCTGGGAAAGACCGCTCCCGCCACCATTGATGAAGTGACCGAACTGCTCCGCGCCATGAAGGCGGACGGGATCAAGTGGCCCTTCTCCGCGTCCTACACCCAGTTCGGACCGGAAACCATCTGGAACCAGTTTGCTTCCTTCGGCGTTCCGGAAAATACCTATTACTACTTCATCGACGCTGACAACAAGGTCCAGCTCACCTTTGCCCAGGACGGCTGGCGTGCCTGTGTTGAATGGCTGCACCAGCTGTATGAAGAGGAACTGATGGATCCCGAATCCCTGACCCAGGACTCCAACCTGTGGGCCAACAAAGTCAACGACGGCGAAGTCGGTTACTTCTGCTACCTGCGCCTGATCAACACCGCCATCAAGGCTGAAAACGTGGAAAACTTCAAGTCCATCCTCCCGCCTGCCGCGGACGGATTCAAGGCCTGCGTTTCCCAGATCCTGGAGGTTCCGGAAGCCGGCGCCTACCTGACAAAGAACTGCAAGGATCCCGTTGCCGCCCTGAAGTGGATCGATGCCCAGCTGGAAACCGAAACCATGATGGTCTCCCTCAACGGCAAGGTCGGCGAGCAGATCGTGCTCAACGATGAAGGCAAGTATGAAGTCATCAACATTCCCGAAGACAACGGCCTGTATCAGTTCGTTCCGGTTACCATGGGCCAGTTCTTCGCTCCCGGTGACTATTACACCTCCATCTACCAGATGGCTCCTCACCGCGTGGAACGCTATGAAGACAGCAAGTGGTACGCCGAAGCCGGCGTGCTGGAACCCAAGAGCTTCCAGTATCTCCGCGACCTGAGCAAGATGAGCAACGATGACGCCACCGAAGCCGCCACCCTCTACACCGACCTGCAGAAGCTGGTTGAGGAATCCTTCGCCAACTTCGTCCGCAATGGTGTAACGGATGAGAGCTGGAACGAATTCCAGGCTCAGGCCAAGGCCATCGGTTCCGACCGTTACATCGAGCTGTACCAGAATGCTTACAATGCCTATCTGGCAAAGTAA
- a CDS encoding AraC family transcriptional regulator, with protein sequence MSQKKGVEVSARAARHIDGYRVLEGKREYVTYQGDSSIRIWYSDIPWRYETHDHSAVEIVLVLEGTVTYSVEGTSYPVRKGEVLIVPSNTPHSLEMGEGSSRYLFLFETDTIMTMRDIKSMVLYLHKPFHLRDESDAHKQIRELLLRAKDFYEKQELMWNTACYSCILQVYATLGRHYLIGIRSRTGDTVRSMDTEVINAVMTYINDHYREDLRLDDVAGFSGFSRFYFSRSFKQQTGYSFKDYLCQKRLQAAMDLLTSTNLSMRGIAVESGFGSTASFNRAFRACKGCTPTQYRAVYGML encoded by the coding sequence ATGTCTCAGAAGAAAGGGGTGGAGGTGTCCGCCCGGGCCGCCCGCCATATAGACGGTTATCGGGTACTGGAGGGCAAACGTGAATATGTGACCTACCAGGGTGATTCCTCCATCCGCATCTGGTATTCAGACATTCCTTGGCGTTATGAAACCCATGACCATTCGGCTGTTGAGATCGTCCTGGTCCTGGAGGGAACAGTCACCTACTCCGTAGAGGGAACGAGTTATCCCGTACGCAAGGGAGAAGTGCTGATCGTACCGTCCAACACGCCCCATTCCCTGGAAATGGGCGAAGGCAGCAGCCGCTACCTTTTCCTTTTTGAAACCGACACAATCATGACCATGCGGGATATCAAATCCATGGTCCTGTATCTTCATAAACCTTTCCACCTCCGGGATGAATCAGATGCCCATAAGCAGATCAGGGAACTGCTTCTTCGGGCGAAGGATTTCTACGAAAAGCAGGAACTGATGTGGAATACGGCGTGCTACAGCTGCATTCTCCAGGTATATGCCACGCTGGGCCGGCACTACCTGATCGGAATCAGGTCCCGGACCGGCGATACGGTTCGGAGCATGGACACAGAGGTGATCAACGCTGTGATGACCTACATCAATGATCATTACCGCGAAGACCTGCGCCTGGATGATGTTGCCGGTTTTTCCGGGTTCAGCCGTTTCTATTTTTCCCGGTCTTTCAAGCAGCAGACCGGATACTCCTTTAAGGATTATCTGTGCCAGAAACGGCTGCAGGCTGCCATGGATCTGCTCACCAGCACCAATCTGTCCATGCGGGGGATAGCCGTCGAAAGCGGCTTTGGCAGCACGGCATCCTTCAACCGCGCCTTCCGCGCCTGCAAAGGCTGTACCCCCACCCAATACCGGGCCGTTTACGGAATGCTGTAA